Below is a window of Impatiens glandulifera chromosome 2, dImpGla2.1, whole genome shotgun sequence DNA.
TAAGTGGAGTTTGGATTAGTTTATGTGACATGATTAAATGTTGTGTAATTGTTTGACTGATGTTATGTTTCTTAATATGTCTCATGCAGGTCAAAAGCAggttaaattgaagaaaaatgacaGTTTGATTTGATTAAACATCATAGGATTATAGTTTTAGATGAGaaagaatataaatttatcCAATTTTGGGTAAGTCATCATAGTTATGTATAGTAAAGACATGAATGTTGTTAAagtattccattttttttttttaagtttttctcTTTTAACATAGTTATATCGAACGGAATTTCCTCACAGTACATCGaactaaaaaacaatttaaatttaaaatataaataataaaaaaatttatatatttataattataaattattaaaatatcaaaaacaaaacattcaataacaatcattaataataatgaaaaatattaataaaaaatgaagtcttttttaatagataataattatttaattaattttttaagtgtatatattaattattactaaagaagagataaaaaataaatttagtgaaaaagaaaaaaaagagtaattattgtattaaataaaaaatattaattattttaattaactatcattaaaaataaaattaattgtattttttcggttaaagatatataaatatcatcCCTATCTCGAAATTCGGTCAGCATATTTCCATTTTTTTCTGACTGATCCTTCTCGgtctaagagaaaaaaaaaacatattaatcagTATCGCTTAATTTAATGTAAGACTAAAAATTTACTAAGTTtctataataatagtttttaaaaataattattttttttattaaatttaatattcaaatattatatatcttcaaattattttaaaaaaatgtaaaaaataaaattgatagaTTTATAAGGATTAAAAGGAAtgagttaataaaattaaaaaattaaaaaatatctacttaaaattttatcatttcacgaatttaaagatgaaataaactattattattttaaatctataattttaagatttttataaattattttaattttataagaataaagtaaatttatatttataaattaaaaaaaattacttattgaactcatatatttgaatttataattataatttttttaaaatgaattatatatataataactcttCTAAAACTTATATGGAGAAGATTGAAAATGGAAGAAGTAATTTCACATTGAAAAGGAATGAAAAAGAGATTTAGGTTTTCTAACTGCCATTTGTATTTCTGGCTTTCCCCGCCAATACAGGCAACTTTCTCTCTCAGATCGATCATCTCCATACCCGAATGTCTCTCTCTCGAATTCTGTTCTATCAATTATCTACATTCTACGCGTATTTCCTTCCTTCCTGTTGCAATTTTCATATCGATTTTCATTTTGATGTATCTATCACCGGAAGATCAAGGAAAAAGCAAAGATAAACAACTCCTTTGGTAAGATCGGTTTACTTACCGCATTTGAGTATAATGTTGTTTTGATTATGTTGAATTTTGTTGTTTAGATCTTGGAGTTTATGAATCAAAGAGGAAAAAATGTCGAAACTGAAGGAAGAAGAGAGAATTGAAAGAATCATCCGTAATCTTTTGAGGATGCCAGAGAATAAACGATGCATTAACTGCAACAGTTTGGTAATATTTGACCTAAAAAAGTTGTTTATATGCATTGTTTTTCCAACTCTTGTCAGTTTAGCTACTTGTAAGAGTTATAAGATAAAATCAGAGGgaaaaatatattctctttattttaatGGTTTATATGCCTAACTAGTTAAATTAGGTGATGAAATATTGGTTATTGTCATCTTCGAACAATTTGATTAGATTGATTGGATAAGGAATGATGATCCACCTTATTATCGAAGCAAATGAAGTTGATGTTTCTCAGTTAGATTTTTGTACCAGTTGGCATAACAGACGAGCAaatgaaatgtttaatcttGTGACAAACTGGGTATTTTATATAGAAGAGAAATGTCTTTTTTCAGCTCATGCTATTGATTGTGGATGTGGATATTTCAGATAATTGAGTTGATATTGGTGTTTGTGCAGTACAGATGAACAGACAATAAATGATACTGGTCTTTTTCACTTAACAATTAAAATGTTGATAAGTTTGAACATGTGAAACCACTTCAATCTACTTTGAGCTTGATTGGAGGAGGTATTAGTAAATTTCAGTGTCCTTTTCTGATTTTCTAGTTTTTATGTGAATATAAAATGCTGGTCCTTAAACTGCCTGTTAAGGAAGCTCTTTGACATGTGTATGAACCCAAAAATGTAGATTATGACATTTCCAATAACCTGAGTGCCCTCAATTATCAGGGTTTTACATGACTATAGTTATACAATTGCGATGCTGTGCACGAGTATTTGACAGATTTTTTATGCAATAAGAGACTGACAATGTTTTCATTATCCAGGGACCCCAATATGTCTGCACAACTTTCTGGACATTTGTTTGCACAAACTGCAGTGGGATACAGTATGCTCTAGTTCCATTTTCTATTTGATATTCTTTTTCACTTTCATCTATGTAATGTATTGCATGCTCAACTTTGATATTTTTGTCTAGTGTCTAGACACATATTTTTAGTACAAATTAACCATGCTCTCAacttatttaatgttttatcgATCAATATTTCAATGTCTGGAACACTAATAACAGTCGGGAATTCATGCACCGAGTGAAATCAGTATCTGTGGCTAAATTCAATGCGGAGGAAATTGATGCCCTCCAAGCTGGGGGAAATGAGGTCTGCAACCAATTCAAATGTATTTGGCCTTTTCTCTCCCTTTTCAACTATATTTCTCTTCCAAATATACTGATCAagcatttttttttccttataaCTGGAAAATGCACATGTTCATACTAGCGTGCAAGGCAGATTTATTTCAAGGAATGGGATCTTCAGCGTTTTCCTCTACCAGATGGCACGTATGTGTTTCATTCACAATGAGCTATTTGGAAACTAGTATTCTGTCACAATCACATTGAAAAATAGCCAAAGTTAAAATTGgaagtgatattttttttttttggtatatacgattttctttttttatcatgataagatttttttttggatcATAATCCAGATTATAGAATATTTGTTGTTGTTTCGTttggtatacaaattattatcTTGATCATGATCCAAAGTGTATTTTTTTGCAAACATAAAAAATGTGGATTTTTCAGATCATGATCAACATGAAAAAAACTTGGTACAGCCCAATGTTTCTTGAGAAACCTCACAAAATGATTGTGActttatttccttaaatttgTCTTTCAATCAGCCAAAACAGAATCCGGGATTTTATCAAGCAAGTTTATGTGGATAGAAAGTTTACTGGTGAGCGGATTATGGGGAGGCAAATGCTAAAAGAGGTAAGCATGCATTAATATTTGTCCACGATACAACATTTTAAAGAGAGATCCCGTATTTCACCATATTCATATTTCTATGCCTTCTCGGGATTTATGTACTGCAGAATATCATGGAGGAACTATCAGGGTGGCCTTATAATGAAAAACCTGGTAGAAGGGAGAGGTTTGGAGACAGAAGTGATGTTTGCTACCTTGACCAAGGAAGAAATCATTATGAAAATGTTCCACGTGTAAGACCTAATGTGCTTAGGACCCACTCTTGTAACTTTGAGATAGTAGATGATAGGGTTCGAGATGACAAGAGATCTGAAATCCGTAGGATCTCTAATTTGGAGTCCACTAAGAATAGTATAGGAAGCAAATCAATAGGTTCTCAAACAAACAGGAAAAAATCCAATCCTTCAATAGTAGTGCGCCCTTTCAAAGATGTTCTAGGGGAAACATATGAACCTCGTAGGTTGGTCAAGCCGGATGATAGTATCTCATCCAAAGGCCAGGTGAGAACAAGTTACCCAACTACTCTGTTATGACTATTACAATTATTCTTCCATATGAGTAAACTGTTTTAAACCATGTTATAATTGCAGACAAGGGTAACGTCAAGTAGTTGTTCTGGATCAGTTGGTGGGAAGCAATCTCCACAAATGATAGTTAACTTGATGGATTTTGGTTTTGAACCAGAAACTGTTGGTCCACAAACACAAGAAGAAACTAAATCAAGTGACGCTGACAATGGAGCATCCGGTTCAAGTAATTTTGAATCCCTATTGTTTGCATTCTCCGATCCTCTTACTCCTGCAGATACAACATATGCTTTACATAATGCTTGTGATGATACTGCTACTACTTCTAACGCAACCAACATCACTGCCACCAAGTCTATGCCCTGTTTCCAGGTCTGAGCATTGACATTTGCATTAGGTGCccctatttcttttttttagatGAGAAGTATGAATATTCTCCATTGTCAAAAAGAGTATAAAACTCTATTGATACTCATTCATTAATTTCATCTTTCAGCTAGGTCACCCTATTTATAACAATAGGGTGCCTGCCACCTATTAAAACAACTAACAACCCCTAACAACTTGGGAGGATTAAtactaactaatataataaaattcagGGCCTCTTCACTATTTAGAGACCTAACTAATAACCCTAACCCTACTATAACTTACAGATTTATGTCCTATGAATGGGTCCTTTGTTTATGgatttctaatttaaaatgGATATTTTAGAATGGGGTAAGTGAGTAAACAACTTACTAGGTTTTCATTTTAAGCATGCAAATCAGGCAAATTTGCTAAGATAATCTTTGCAGATCAGTTAAGCAAGATATATATcagttatttttctttttctgaatattttgagatttttctcTCGCACCCAAAGCTCAAGCTTTACTATTTCCATCTACTGACGGGCTATCTCTGAAATCACCCAGAGTGCGAATTGGGTTTCACCAGATCTTCCAGCCAAATCAAATACCATTTCCCGCCAAGAACTCCCAGAGGTAATCTTCTAAAACAGATCTGTGTCATGTTTGATGAACTAGTTTCGTAAGTTTTTGTTCTGGATATTTATCTTTGCAGGACCTTTTTTCTTCAAGCTATAACTGGCAAGGAGTGAACACacataataattatacaatGGTATGATACACTCTCAAATGACTAATCAAATGGTTTCTAACCTGACGTGACATATCCAAActgatatttatatttattttaagcatGTAGCAACTTCTTCCAATTCAACCGAATCAAGAAATCCCTTTGACCTAGATGATGACGACATATTAGCCTATAATTCAATGGTATGTAAAATTCTCATTTCATTGTGATGAAGTGGTTATTTTTTATGCACCCATACAAAAATTTCTAAAGTCTTTGGAAACCGgataagagaatttttttttgggtgAAACTATGAGAAATTTTCATCATAAGGCCATGCTCAGTGAGGTACTTAAGTTTAAATATCTAAGACATCTGTGTTTCTGAATTTGTGCTTAAAGAAAAAGATGCCCCGAAAACTTTTTCAGTTTTAACTATAATAAGAACTTGCACAATAAAACCAAGTATAGCTCAAGTGATAAGAGTTTTGAACTTAAGAGGTTCTATTTGTACTACAAGCACCTTGATTGAAATGCCAAAAAACCTTGGTCTAAAAACAAAAAGCTTGCACAATAACATTATCCACGAATTAACTGAAGTGAAAATTTATCAAACTTGGCTGTGATATACTCCTGGCGTATCTGAGGcttgaaatttgttttaaatgagGTTAAAGTCTCAAATATCAGTAATTCAATATTCAATTATAAGATTCCTGTATCTAAAGTTGCAATGGGTGCAGCACACTTCGGCGCCAACATCCTCCCAGTTTATGCAACACCAATACTATTCGGCTCCACAGTTGTCTTATTCAGAAATGCAATCATCTTCAGGCAAAAATCTAATATAATCTTTTAGTTTCATTAAACTCTCAGCTTTATATCATTTGGTTGATGGGATTGAATGTATAATCATCTGATTCTGTGTTGTTGTACTTCCAGTAACAGTTAATGAGCAACAATCACCCAGTGGCACTATGTTTTCGAGGTAAGACAATTCCTTGTTTGGAAAATCTTCCTTATTAATGATTCTTCTTCCTCTCTCTTTGTATAAAAATGTGTGACTTGGTGATCATAGTTTCATTTTGCATATGAATTGATAAAAGAATAAGATCACAAGTTGGATTTTAGGTTGGATCAAAGAAATCTCCATGCATTCAATGGATCTTCATTCTAAACGAAAATGAGCTGTCAAAATATTCATATCAAATTTTCCTTGATTTGATCACACCCGGACCATTTagggaaaaagaaaaaacagtTGACTTAGAATgtggcggggatggtattttcATGATCCGTCCCATGTCCACTTGATTAGATATAATCACGTCATCTTAACTTGTATATTTATGACGTCAccagtattttattttatattttttttaagtgctAAAGTTTATATTAATAGAGTTATTGAAAATATGACTTGTGGTTACATAGACAATGTGTTGAATTTCTTTTGTTACTCTATATATTTGAATAGTTTGTTAGTGTTACCAATATTACTATTTATACGTATATTTGTagttagaataataaatttaacaagtttaaatttatttctgattgtttctttattatatcaatatttaatttaataaattatttagattataaataaatttagttaataGATAAATAGTATTATTTGTAATGAGTTTAGTATAACCAGCGCGGGCACCCTGAATCCGATGATTGTGGGAATGATTCAGATAAGAAATCTCCCAAGGGAATGGGGTGGGtcaccatttattattttagtgaaCAAATTGAGACTTTTATACAGAATTTAGAGGCTTATTTGaactttttttcataaaattttactCCCACATATTCTATTTGTGGCAGTGGTGGTGAAGCTGCTTTTGGTTCTTGGAACTTAACTCAACCATTCGCCGGGGACTACCAACTGAGTTCAGCTAATCCGACTTCATATTCATCAACAAAAGGAAACCCATTCACGTAAAGGCAAGAAATTGACTTTTCTTTTCAGCCTATGAAGATATAATGTACAAAACCAAACCAATCAATCAAGTCCTTGTTTACTACCTGGTTTGATGAAAGATCAAATGATACCAACCATTTCAGTCCATTCTTAGGGAttctttgtttaaatttttgttaCCATATTTAAACCAATGGTCactgaaaaaatattagaattgtAGTTCTTTGCAAAACtgtatatttttcattttcctttttattCTTTGTGTTGAATCGGGCAGGAGTGGAAAACATATGCACAACTGGACACCATGCCACATTG
It encodes the following:
- the LOC124928085 gene encoding probable ADP-ribosylation factor GTPase-activating protein AGD14, whose translation is MHRVKSVSVAKFNAEEIDALQAGGNERARQIYFKEWDLQRFPLPDGTQNRIRDFIKQVYVDRKFTGERIMGRQMLKEVSMH
- the LOC124924302 gene encoding uncharacterized protein LOC124924302, which codes for MEELSGWPYNEKPGRRERFGDRSDVCYLDQGRNHYENVPRVRPNVLRTHSCNFEIVDDRVRDDKRSEIRRISNLESTKNSIGSKSIGSQTNRKKSNPSIVVRPFKDVLGETYEPRRLVKPDDSISSKGQTRVTSSSCSGSVGGKQSPQMIVNLMDFGFEPETVGPQTQEETKSSDADNGASGSSNFESLLFAFSDPLTPADTTYALHNACDDTATTSNATNITATKSMPCFQSANWVSPDLPAKSNTISRQELPEDLFSSSYNWQGVNTHNNYTMHVATSSNSTESRNPFDLDDDDILAYNSMVCKILISL